GGGCCTGGGTCAGCCCGGGATCAGGCCGTCGTCGCTGAGCAGTTCCCGGACCTGTTCCAGGGTGGCGTCCGGGGACGGGAGGATCAGGTCCGAGGGTTCCAGGGCGTCGTCCGGCAGCGCCTCGCCCAGTTCGCGGACCTTGGCGAGCAGGGCCTCGAAGGTGCGGCGGAAGCCGGGGCCGTCGCCGTTCTCCATCTCGGCCAGCAACTCGTCGTCCAGTTTGTTCAGCTCGGCGAGGTGGCTGTCGGCCAGTCTCACCTGCCCCTCCCCCATGATCCTGACGATCATGTCGCCCTCCTAAGGCGTGGGCCCTACTGCTTGTCGAAGCGTGGGGTGTCCTGCGGCTGCTGCTGGGACTGCGACTGGCCCGGGCCACCCTCGATGGCCTGCTGACCGCTCGTGCCTCCGGCCAGCTCCGCCTTCATGCGCTGCAGTTCCAGCTCTACATCCGTACCACCGGAGAGCCGGTCCAGCTCGGCCTGGATGTCGTCCTTGTGCATGCCGGACTGGTCGTCGAGGGCGCCGGAGGCGAGCAGCTCGTCGATCGCACCGGCCCGCGCCTGGAGCTGCGCCGTCTTGTCCTCGGCACGCTGGATCGCCATGCCGACGTCGCCCATCTCCTCGGAGATGCCGGAGAAGGCCTCGCCGATGCGGGTCTGCGCCTGGGCCGCGGTGTACGTCGCCTTGATCGTCTCCTTCTTCGTACGGAAGGCGTCGACCTTGGCCTGGAGCCGCTGGGCCGCCAGGGTGAGCTTCTCCTCCTCGCCCTGGAGCGTGGAGTGCTGGGTCTCCAGGTCCGTCACCTGCTGCTGGAGGGCGGCACGGCGGGAGAGCGCCTCGCGGGCCAGGTCCTCACGGCCCAGCGCGAGCGCCTTGCGGCCCTGGTCCTCCAGCTTGGACGACTGCGACTGCAGCTGGTTGAGCTGAAGCTCCAGGCGCTTGCGGGACGTGGCGACGTCCGCCACGCCTCGGCGCACCTTCTGGAGCAGCTCCAGCTGTTTCTGGTAGGAGTAATCGAGGGTTTCGCGCGGGTCCTCGGCCCGGTCAAGGGCCTTGTTCGCCTTCGCGCGGAAGATCATCCCCATACGCTTCATGACACCGCTCATGGGCTTCGCGCGCCCCCTTCTGACCGAGTCCAGCTTCAGCTCTGCGACAGAACCCACAGTACGGGCCCTGCATCCATTGACGCACTGTTCGGGGACGGATGCGCTCCTCCCCAAGGACGACTGACCAAGGCCCTGCTCCGGCGTAGGGAGTAGGTGACCATCAGGGTGGGCAGTCGGTCACCGGACGTCCCCTCTGTCCCCCTACATGACGACTGGTGTTGCCGGATCGTTCCCCAGCGGGCTGGGGTCCAACCCCGGACACCCCTTACCCTTGGGTTTTGTGTTCCGTAGCCGTTCCACCAAGGACGAGAAGGCCGCCCCCGCCGACAAGGCGCAGGTGACCGACTCCAGTCAGATCCGCCACCCCGAGGCGAAGAAGGGCCGCCCCACTCCCAAGCGGAGTCAGGCCCAGTCGCAGCGTCGCAGCGTGGCCAATACGTCGATGACGCGCAAGGACGCCGCCAAGCGCCAGCGCGAGGATCGTCGTGCGCAGCTGGAGAAGCAGCGCCAGGCGCTGGCGGGGGGCGACGAGCGGTACCTGCCGGCCCGCGACAAGGGCCCGGTCCGCAAGTTCGCCCGCGACTTCATCGACTCGCGGTTCAACGTGGCGGAGTTCTTCCTGCCGATGGCCGTGGTCATCCTCGTGCTGAGCATGGTGCAGGTGGGCGCGTTGCAGAGCATCGCGCTGCTGCTGTGGCTCGTCGTGATCGTGCTCATCGTGCTCGACTCGGTCCTGACGGGCATCCGTCTGAAGAAGCGGCTCGCCGAGCGCTTCCCGGACCAGTCCAAGAAGGGCGCGGTGGCCTACGCCCTCATGCGGTCCCTCCAGATGCGTCGGCTCCGGCTGCCCAAGCCGCAGGTCAAGCGCGGAGAGCGGCCCTGAGCACTACGCCGTTCACCGGGGGCGCGGCGCATGCCTGGCTGAGCAGGCTGGGCGGGCTGCGGGATGTCGTACGACAGGAGCTGGTGGCCCGGCAGCTCGACGAGCAGATAGCCGGGCGCTTCCCGGTGGGTCAGCGGCTGCGGGTGCTCGACGTCGGGATGGGCCAGGGCACCCAGGCACTGCGGCTGGCCCGGGCCGGGCATCAGGTGACCGGGCTCGAGCAGGACGCCACGATGATCGCGGCGGCCCGGGAGTCCCTGTGCGCCGAGCCCGAGGGCATCCGGGAGCGGATGCGGATCATCGAGGGGGACGGCCGGGACACCGGGGTCCACTTCCTGCCGGGCAGTTTCGACGTCGTGCTGTGTCACGGCGTCCTCATGTACGTCGAGGAGCCGGATCCGCTGCTGGCGGGACTGGCGCGGATGCTCGCACAGGGTGGGCTGCTGTCGCTGCTCGTGCGGAACGCGGACGCGCTGGCGATGCGGCCGGGACTGTCGGGCGACTGGGCCGGTGCGCTCGGGGCCTTCGACACCGTGTCGTACACCAACCGCCTCGGGCTCGATGTGCGGGCCGACCGGCTGGAGACGCTGACCGCGACGCTGGCCGGGATCGGGGCACCGCTGCACGCCTGGTTCGGGGTGCGGGTGTTCACGGACACAGCGGCGGACGCGGCGGAGATCCCGGACGACGTGGAGACGCTGCTGGCCGCCGAGGAGCGGGCCGGGCGGACGGACCCCTACCGTGGGGTCGCTGCGCTGCTGCACCTGTGCGGAGTGCGGGGCTGAGCCCACGGTGAGCAAGAAGGGCGGCCGGAACCCGGCCGCCCCCTTGTTCGGACCTACGCCTCCTCGGCGTGCAGGCTCATCGGGCCGTAGATCTTCGTACTGTCCTCGAACAGGTGCACCTGGTCCGCGCCGCCCTCCGCGAGGTCCTTCCAGTACTCACCGACCCAGGACTCGGCATCCCCCTGCGTGGTGAACTCCTCGGGCTGCACCGCGGGCTGAACCTCCGTCCCGTCGGCCTTCTCGAATCGCCACGTCCATGCCGCCATGTACGCCTCCTCGCTCCGCTGGGTTAGGCCGTGATCAACATACGGTAGTCGGTCGGGTGCGGGTCGTCTGTGGCTGGTCGCGCTCCGCGGCGGAGCCGCTGATGTCACAGCCCCGCGCCCCTGGGGGCATGCCGGGCGCGCACGTCTTGCAGTGACCGGCGAAAATCAAGCCGTGGAACTCACTCTCCTCGGTACCGGTGCCCCCGCAGGCCTTCCCCGACCCGACTGTCCCTGTGCCGCCTGTGCGGCCGCGCTCGGTCCCGATGCGCGGGCCGCCACCGCGGTGGTCGTCGACGGGGCGCTGTTGCTCGATCTGACGCCCGGCGCGGTGTTCGCGGCGGCCCGGGCGGGGCAGTCGTTGGGGCAGGTGCGGCAGGTGCTGTTGTCGCATCCGCACAACGGGCCCGCCATGGAGGTGCCGGCCGGGCTGCCGCAGCCGGGGCGGGTGCCGGACGGGCGGGAGTTGGCGCTGCTGACGGGGCATCGGGTGCGGGCGGTGGCGATGGACGCGCCCGGCACCGGGTACGCGGTGACCGGCCCTGACGGGCAGCGGCTGCTCTATCTGCCGCCCGGGGGCGCTCCGGCGGGACTGGAGGAGAACGGCAAGGACGGCTACGACATGGTCCTCGCCGATGTCGTGGGGCGGCCGGACGCGCTCGCCAAGCTGCGCGCGGTCGGTGCGATGGGACCGGCCACCGATGTCATCGCCGTCCATCTCGACCACGACGTACCGCCCGGCGCAGAGTTGCGGCGACGGCTCGCGGCGGCGGGAGCGCGCGCCGTGCCCGACGGGACGACGCTGACCGTCGGCGTCTACGAGGACGTACCGGACGTGCCGCGGCGGACGTTGGTGCTGGGCGGGGCGCGGTCCGGGAAGTCGGTGGAGGCGGAGCGCAGGCTGGAGGCGTTCCCGGACGTCCTGTACGTCGCCACCGGCGGGACGCGCGGCGGGGACGGCGAGTGGGCCGCACGCGTGGCCACGCACCGCGACCGGCGGCCCGGGTCCTGGCGTACGGCCGAGACCTGCGACCTCGTGCCGCTGCTCGCCGACGACGGGCCTCCGCTGCTGATCGACTGCTTGTCGCTGTGGCTGACGGACGCGATGGACGCCGTCGGGGCGTGGGACGACGCGGTGTGGGCCGACGGCGGGGAGCGGGCGCTGCGGGAGCGGGTGCGGGAGCTGACGGACGCGGTGCGGGCGACCCGCCGGACCGTCGTCACCGTGTCGAACGAGGTGGGGTCGGGGATCGTGCCGGCCACGGCCTCCGGGCGGCGCTACCGGGACGAACTCGGGCGGCTCAACGCGGCGTTCGCCGGTGAGTGCGAGCACGTGGTGCTGGTGGTGGCCGGGCAGGCGGTGGTCCTACGGGGCTGAGGGCTCCTTGTGGGCGATCACGCGGTACGTCGTCCAGGGGCGGGGACGGCGGTTCCTCGGCGGGAGGATCGTGCAGCCGTGGGATTCCAGTTCCGTGCGGAGTTCCTCGGCGGGGGCGTCCACGCCCTCCAGGAGGAGGTAGCCGCCGGGGCGCAGGGCCGCGAGGGCGGCGCGGAGTTCGCCCGCGGGGTCCGGGGGCCGGAGGAGGGTGACGACGTCGTAGCGGGCCCGCAGGCCGGTCGCGATCCGCTCGTCCGTCAGGCTGCCGACGTACGCCTCCTCCACCCGCTCGGCCTCACGGGCCTGTTCCACGCGGGCGGTCGGGTCGACGCCGTCGAAAGAGGTGTACGGGAAGAGCTCCTTGGCCGCCTCGGGGAAACGGGCGTCGCCCGTGCCCACGTCCAGCCAGCTCTCGGGTTCGGGGAGGAGCCGCAGGATCGCGCGTGCCGTCGAGCGGTGGCGGCGTCTGCGGTCGAGGTCGCTGACACGGGTGCGCAGGCGTTTCATGGGGGCTCCCTGAGACATACGACATTCCACTGCAAAACGGAACGTATGGGATCTCGATCTTGGGAGCAACGACGTCAGGTGCGCGTGGTGGCCATGTGGCGCCGTCCTGTTCGATCGGTGCCGGTACTGTTCGGCGAATGAGCTCGCTTAATCTCGACGACTTCACCGATCTGATCGAGCGCCCCGACGGTGGGGTGCGCCGCGACGCCGAGGCGCGCCGGGAACGTCAGATCGTGCCGCCCGGGTCGCTGGGCCGCCTGGACGATTTGGGTGAGTGGCTGTCGGCGGCACAGTCCGCCGTTCCGGTACGGCCGATCGAACAGCCGCGGGTGGTTCTCTTCGCCGGTGACCACGGCATCGCCGAGCTCGGTGTCTCGGCCCGGCCGGCGGGCAGCGCCGGGGAGTTGGTGCGCGAGGTTCTGGAGGGCGGGCGGCCGGTGTCCGTGCTCGCGCGGCGGCTCGGGGTGCCGGTGCGGATCGTCGACCTGGCGCTGGACTGCGATCCGGAGTCGCTGCCCGGCGAGGTCGTACGGCATCGGGTGCGGCGCGGCAGCGGCCGTATCGACATCGAGGACGCGCTGACCCTGGAGGAGGCGGAGGCCGCCTTCCGGGCCGGGGTCGCGGTGGCCGACGAGGAGGCCGACTCCGGTACGGATCTGGTGGTGCTCGGCGATGTGAGCGTCGGCGGGACCACGGCGGCGGGTGTGCTGGTCGCCGCGTTGTGCGGGACCGACGCGTCCGTGGTGACCGGGCGCGGTGGGCTGGCCATCGACGACCTCGCCTGGATGCGCAAGTGCGCGGCGATCCGTGACGCGCTGCGGCGGGCCCGCCCGGTGCTCGGGGACCAGCTGCAGTTGCTGGCGACGGTGGGCGGGGCCGATCTCGCGGCGATCACCGGGTTCCTGCTGCAGAGCGCGGTGCGCAAGCTGCCGGTCGTGCTCGACGGGGTCGTGGTGGCCGCCTGTGCGCTGGTCGGGCAGCGGATCGCCTTCCGGGCGCCGGACTGGTGGCTGGCCGCGCACGACAGCGGGGAGCCGGGGCAGGCGAAGGCGCTGGACCGGATGGCGCTGGAGCCGCTGCTGGAGCACGGGGTGACGGTCGGGGAGGGCGCCGGCGGACTGCTGGCACTGCCGCTGGTGCAGGCCGCGGCGGCGCTGGCCGCGGAGCTGCCCGAGAAGCCGGAGCCTGTCGAGGCGGATGCCGAGGAGCCGGAGAAAGAGGAGTAGCCCACAGGACGCGGCGGCGCGGCAGGGGTGTCAATCTGGCACCTTTGCGTGGATGTCTCCGATCTGCCGGGAAGGTGTGCAACAGGCCCGGGAGATCCAGCTCACGTAGGTGTGGCTCAACTGCGCACGGTTCGGATCGGTCTTCGGACATGGCCCGTGGCCGCACCGTACGTACCTGGAGACGCGCCGATGACGAGGATCGCCCGCTGGGCCCGCACCGAGTGGGGGCTCCTGTACGTCGCGGTGCGCGGGCCGCTGGTGCGGCGGCGGTGGCGGGCGGCGCCGATGGCGATCGGGGCGGTGTGCCTGACGGCGGTGCTCCAGTTCGTGCAGAACCAGTCGTGGGGCTACCGGTTCGTACAGAACGTCGGTGCCGTACGGGCGGAGGACCCTCTCTGCCTGGCCCTCCTGCGGACGCCCTTGTCGTTGTTCGTACCCGCGCTGGACCTGCCCGTATGGGGCGCGCTGGCGCAGCTCCTGATCGTGTTCGGCATCGCGGAGATCTGCCTGGGCCGGTGGCGCACCCTCCTCATCGCCTACGCCGCCACCCTCGCCGGCACGCTGTACGCCCGCCTCGGCATCTGGCTGGGCCCCGACAGCCCGCTCGGCCTCCCCGCCACGGACTCCCACGTCGTCGACACCGGCCCCTCGGCCGCCGTGGTGGGCCTCGCGGTGTTCCTGGCCTGGCGCTATCGCGCGTACGTCACCGGGAGTGCGGTGATCGCCGCGATGGTGGTCGAGGTACTGCTGAAGGACAACCTCGCGGGCAAGGAACATCTCGCGGCCATCGCGGCGGTGCTGCTGCTGTGCGGGATCTCGGAGGTACGCCATCGGCGACGCACGGGGCGGGTGGCGATGCGGTGACCGGCCGCACGTCGGGCCATCGCCCGGTCAGCCCGCGTCGGTGAGCGGGGCATGGGGCGTCCGGCAGACGGCTGTGTCGGTCAGCGGGCGCGCGGGACGGCGCCCCGGCGACGTCCATGCCGTGACCGGGGGGGCGTATCAGGTGTCGGCCCACGAGCGCCTTGTCACGGCCGGACCTGCGGATCGGGCTTGCCGTCGATCAGGTCCACGAGTCCGGCACGCTGCGCGGAAAGGAACACGGGGGCGTGTGACGCAGCGCGCGGAGGCGACGCGGGCCTGCTCCCCGGCGGCGGTCCTGGCGATAGGCGCGCGAAGTGGCCTTGGCGCGGGGGCGTGGGGCGCCGCCCGGCAGACAGAGGTGGCCTTGGCCGGGCGCTCGTGTCGGTGGTCCGACGGGCGTCACGCCGGTGGTTGTGTGTGTCAGGTGTCGGCCTGCGGGTGGCCTGTCACGGCAGGGCCCGGGGGTCGGGTTTGCCGCCGATCAGGTCTTCTAGTTTGCGGCGGGGGCCCGACCAGCGGCGGTCCTGGCGGTAGGCGCGCAAGGTGGCCCTGGCCGCGGGGGCGTGGGGCGCCGCCCGGCAGCGGCGGTGGCCATGGCCGGGTGCTCGGGACGGTGGGCCGACGGGTGTCGCG
Above is a window of Streptomyces sp. NBC_00490 DNA encoding:
- a CDS encoding class I SAM-dependent methyltransferase — translated: MKRLRTRVSDLDRRRRHRSTARAILRLLPEPESWLDVGTGDARFPEAAKELFPYTSFDGVDPTARVEQAREAERVEEAYVGSLTDERIATGLRARYDVVTLLRPPDPAGELRAALAALRPGGYLLLEGVDAPAEELRTELESHGCTILPPRNRRPRPWTTYRVIAHKEPSAP
- a CDS encoding bifunctional adenosylcobinamide kinase/adenosylcobinamide-phosphate guanylyltransferase, with the translated sequence MELTLLGTGAPAGLPRPDCPCAACAAALGPDARAATAVVVDGALLLDLTPGAVFAAARAGQSLGQVRQVLLSHPHNGPAMEVPAGLPQPGRVPDGRELALLTGHRVRAVAMDAPGTGYAVTGPDGQRLLYLPPGGAPAGLEENGKDGYDMVLADVVGRPDALAKLRAVGAMGPATDVIAVHLDHDVPPGAELRRRLAAAGARAVPDGTTLTVGVYEDVPDVPRRTLVLGGARSGKSVEAERRLEAFPDVLYVATGGTRGGDGEWAARVATHRDRRPGSWRTAETCDLVPLLADDGPPLLIDCLSLWLTDAMDAVGAWDDAVWADGGERALRERVRELTDAVRATRRTVVTVSNEVGSGIVPATASGRRYRDELGRLNAAFAGECEHVVLVVAGQAVVLRG
- a CDS encoding PspA/IM30 family protein encodes the protein MSGVMKRMGMIFRAKANKALDRAEDPRETLDYSYQKQLELLQKVRRGVADVATSRKRLELQLNQLQSQSSKLEDQGRKALALGREDLAREALSRRAALQQQVTDLETQHSTLQGEEEKLTLAAQRLQAKVDAFRTKKETIKATYTAAQAQTRIGEAFSGISEEMGDVGMAIQRAEDKTAQLQARAGAIDELLASGALDDQSGMHKDDIQAELDRLSGGTDVELELQRMKAELAGGTSGQQAIEGGPGQSQSQQQPQDTPRFDKQ
- the cobT gene encoding nicotinate-nucleotide--dimethylbenzimidazole phosphoribosyltransferase, encoding MSSLNLDDFTDLIERPDGGVRRDAEARRERQIVPPGSLGRLDDLGEWLSAAQSAVPVRPIEQPRVVLFAGDHGIAELGVSARPAGSAGELVREVLEGGRPVSVLARRLGVPVRIVDLALDCDPESLPGEVVRHRVRRGSGRIDIEDALTLEEAEAAFRAGVAVADEEADSGTDLVVLGDVSVGGTTAAGVLVAALCGTDASVVTGRGGLAIDDLAWMRKCAAIRDALRRARPVLGDQLQLLATVGGADLAAITGFLLQSAVRKLPVVLDGVVVAACALVGQRIAFRAPDWWLAAHDSGEPGQAKALDRMALEPLLEHGVTVGEGAGGLLALPLVQAAAALAAELPEKPEPVEADAEEPEKEE
- the pspAA gene encoding PspA-associated protein PspAA encodes the protein MIVRIMGEGQVRLADSHLAELNKLDDELLAEMENGDGPGFRRTFEALLAKVRELGEALPDDALEPSDLILPSPDATLEQVRELLSDDGLIPG
- a CDS encoding DUF3043 domain-containing protein, encoding MTTGVAGSFPSGLGSNPGHPLPLGFVFRSRSTKDEKAAPADKAQVTDSSQIRHPEAKKGRPTPKRSQAQSQRRSVANTSMTRKDAAKRQREDRRAQLEKQRQALAGGDERYLPARDKGPVRKFARDFIDSRFNVAEFFLPMAVVILVLSMVQVGALQSIALLLWLVVIVLIVLDSVLTGIRLKKRLAERFPDQSKKGAVAYALMRSLQMRRLRLPKPQVKRGERP
- a CDS encoding methyltransferase domain-containing protein; protein product: MARQLDEQIAGRFPVGQRLRVLDVGMGQGTQALRLARAGHQVTGLEQDATMIAAARESLCAEPEGIRERMRIIEGDGRDTGVHFLPGSFDVVLCHGVLMYVEEPDPLLAGLARMLAQGGLLSLLVRNADALAMRPGLSGDWAGALGAFDTVSYTNRLGLDVRADRLETLTATLAGIGAPLHAWFGVRVFTDTAADAAEIPDDVETLLAAEERAGRTDPYRGVAALLHLCGVRG